One Gossypium raimondii isolate GPD5lz chromosome 3, ASM2569854v1, whole genome shotgun sequence genomic window carries:
- the LOC105796316 gene encoding integrin-linked protein kinase 1, with protein sequence MKMENLASQLKRGISRQFSTGSLKRSLSRQFTRQSSLEPRRNNLRFSFGRQSSLDPIRRRNSQDEMSVPENLDSTMQLLFMACRGDVKGVEDLLNEGIDVNSIDLDGRTALHIAACEGHVEVVKLLLSRNANIDARDRWGSTAAADAKYYGNVEVYEILKARGAKVPKTRKTPMTVANPQEVPEYELNPMELQIRKSDGITKGSYQVAKWNGTRVSVKIFDKDSYSDPESINAFKYELTLLEKVRHPNVVQFVGAVTQNIPMMIVSEYHAKGNFQNYLQKKGRLSTSKVLRFAVDIARGMNYLHECKPDPIIHCNLQPKNVLLDNGGKLKIAGFGLLRLSKLSADKAKLARPDDQLDPSNIYMAPEIHKDMIFDRGVDAYSFGVMLYEMIEGGVPFHPKPAEEAVKLMCFEQKRPPLKIKSKSCPWELRELIGECWDQEPLIRPTFSEIIVRLERIVASCTKQGWWKDTFKLPWK encoded by the exons ATGAAGATGGAGAACTTAGCATCGCAGTTAAAACGGGGAATTTCCCGGCAATTCTCAACCGGGTCTTTAAAACGGAGTTTAAGCCGTCAATTCACTCGGCAATCGTCGCTTGAACCACGGCGGAACAATTTGCGGTTTAGCTTTGGACGGCAATCATCGTTGGACCCAATTAGACGAAGGAATAGTCAAGATGAGATGTCGGTGCCGGAGAATTTGGATTCGACTATGCAGCTTTTGTTTATGGCGTGTAGAGGGGATGTTAAAGGAGTAGAAGATTTGTTGAATGAAGGGATTGATGTTAATAGTATTGATCTTGATGGTCGTACTGCTTTACATATTGCTGCTTGTGAAGGTCATGTTGAGGTTGTTAAGCTTCTTCTTAGTAGAAATGCTAATATTGATGCTCGTGATCGTTGGGGTAGCACG GCAGCTGCTGATGCAAAGTACTATGGCAATGTAGAAGTGTACGAGATTTTGAAGGCCCGAGGAGCCAAAGTTCCT AAAACCAGGAAGACGCCAATGACAGTTGCTAATCCTCAAGAGGTGCCTGAGTACGAGCTTAATCCGATGGAGCTTCAAATTCGGAAGTCTGACGGTATAACAAAG GGATCATATCAAGTGGCAAAATGGAATGGCACTAGGGTATCTGTAAAGATATTTGATAAGGACAGCTATTCAGACCCTGAAAGCAT AAATGCTTTCAAATATGAGttaactttactagaaaaagtTCGACATCCAAATGTGGTTCAATTCGTCGGAGCCGTTACACAAAACATTCCCATGATGATTGTTTCGGAGTATCATGCAAAA GGCAACTTCCAAAACTACCTTCAAAAGAAAGGGCGTCTATCAACATCCAAAGTTTTAAGATTTGCTGTTGACATTGCCAG GGGAATGAATTACCTTCATGAATGTAAACCGGATCCGATCATCCATTGCAATTTACAGCCAAA AAATGTTTTGCTGGATAATGGTGGTAAGTTGAAGATAGCCGGTTTTGGTTTATTGAGGTTATCAAAATTATCAGCTGACAAGGCCAAATTAGCACGTCCAGACGATCAACTTGATCCATCAA ATATATATATGGCACCCGAAATTCATAAAGATATGATATTCGATCGAGGTGTTGATGCATATTCTTTCGGTGTTATGCTATACGAG ATGATTGAAGGAGGAGTGCCGTTTCATCCTAAACCCGCCGAAGAGGCCGTAAAATTGATGTGTTTTGAGCAAAAGAGACCGCCACTCAAGATCAAATCGAAAAGTTGTCCTTGGGAATTAAGGGA GCTTATCGGAGAATGTTGGGATCAAGAACCACTCATAAGACCGACTTTTTCGGAAATCATCGTACGATTAGAAAGAATAGTTGCCAGTTGCACGAAACAAGGGTGGTGGAAAGACACTTTCAAGCTTCCTTG GAAATGA